ttcaaaagtctccgttttggtccAAACGCAACCCCGGCGTAAAAATGCCggagtagtgtaaacgacaggcgtaaccgtagcaaaacttatgcgttttaaaacgaaaacgcactagtgtaaacggggcctgaGATTCTAACGGAAATACGTAAGCAGCATTTGTGCATAAAATCCATTGAGTAAACTTACTCCATTTTTTACATGTGTGTTAaagattaataatattaaagggttagttcacccaaaaatgaaaataatgtcatttattactcaccctcatgtcgttctacacccgtccttcgttcatcttcggaacacaaattaagatatttttttattaaatccgatggctcagcgaggcctgcatagacaacAATGGtatactgcttcatgaagccaggagctttatgaatcgaatcagtggttcggagcgccaaagtcacgtgatttcagcagtttggcggtttgatacgtgatccgaatcattgattcgactcaaaagattcataacgctccgaagcagtgttttgaaatcggccatcactagatattgttaaaaagtagttattttgttttttttggcgcacaaaaagtatcctaGTCGCTTTAAGGTAGAACCattgaactcacatgaactgatttaaatatgtttttagtaccttaatggatcttgagagaggaagtatcattgctgtcaatgcaggcctcgctgagccatcggaattaaacaaaaatatcttaatttgtgttacgaagattaacgaaggtctggagaacgacataagggtgagtaataaatgacattattttcatttttgggtgaactaaccctttaagtaataaTTCATGAAACAGATCAGTTTAATTTCTCATTCTCAAATATTTTGATagaaatttaacaaaaatattaaatatatttttttaaaaagataattTGTTAGTCAAATACTAAATTCTTttagtgaaaaaaaatcttaagtaTAACTAAATTTTAGAAAAAATTAACTGTTGGGTTTTTAGGCAATTATTTTGGTATGTTCACCTCAAACCATCAAGTAAATAATATTCAGAAATTTTATTAACTTAATAAAGATAATTATTAGCCTACTGTGATGATTACAAAGCCTCTGAATTCTTTTTTAGAGTTCCTAGAAGTTTCAAGTAGAGTTTCTTGAGGGATCCACTGAACGCGGGGCTGGAGAAATAATAAACGATGGACTTTTATAAAActgtgactttttaatctcaaaaCTACATAGTGTATTTTCACTTGTTTAAGAGACATTAGCTGATACTGTAACAGAACTATGATTGTTCTTCTCATTGTTCTCATCCTCCATTTTCTTTCCTAGAAGCTTCATATAGAGTTTCTTGAGGGATCCACTGAACGCGGGGCTGGAGAAATAATAAACGATGGGATTGAGTACGCTGTTGAAGTAGGTAAAGCAGACAGTGGTGTAAAAAGCTACATTTGCATCACGGAAATAGTGGCACTCGTTATGCCAGCTCTTCAGCACCCACACTGCAATACGAGAGACGTTGCTTGGGAAGAAACATATAATGAAAACCAGAGCAACTGCTAAAATAAACTGCACTGCCCTCTTGATTTTGCCCTGTGTGTCCACCGTCTTACTTTTCAGGTGCCACGTAATACAAGCTGTACAATAGATTACAATGCATGCGGGCACAAAGAACTGGATAACGTAGAATATATTGTGCCAGTCGGACAATGCATTGCGTCCCAAACATATGTTGAAGCTCTCACACTGCGTGTGGTTGTTTAGAGAGTAGAAATGTTCGTCTGTTAACAGGTAGACAGTCATGGCTATGATGAGACCCCAAAGGCCAACAGACACCCACAGGGCGTAGCGCAGACCCATGCGGTTGATGCGGTTGAAAGGGTGGACGATCTTCAGGTATCGATCCACGGCGATGGCAGTGAGGAAGAATATACCAGCAGCTCTGCTGGCGGCCAAAAGAAACAGCAAAATACGACAGAGAGCGTCTCCGTAGACCCAGTCCTTGCCCCTGCGGTAGTAGTCGGCCCTGAAAGGAAGGCAGAAAAGGACCACAGCATCCGCCACAGCCAAGTTAGCTAGATAAACAGAACTGGGCTTCCAGGTGTCCCTGTGGTAGAAGAACATCGAGAGGGCGAGGACATTCCCCATAAGACcaaaaatgaattcaatgaaTAGTATAGGAGGTAGGACTTTGTCCAAGATGGGTGTATTGAAATCGCAGCACTTTGAGGAGTTGTCCATGATTCTGATTCTGCTGTAAAACCAGCCGGGAGTCGAAGAACTTCAGATCTTTATTGTTTGGTCTCTCTTTCATTCAATTGGTGCAGGTAGACTGTGCGCTTATTTTAAACCCTTAAAACCATACATGAATATATCCTCATATATGAGGCCAAacctacaaaaaacaaacaaacaaaaaacagtacacAACTAAAGTATATTCAAACAAGAAAAATTTTATCAACAggaatttaaagtgcccctattatggcatttgaaaagttcctatttttgttttgggagtccccaacaacaggtttacatgcatgcaaggtcaaaaaacactttcattgtcttataatatgcatttatttttaccttatttgCTCAATGACTCCCAAACGATTCGCTCAAGGATTCATTTTTCCAAACCCCTCCTTTGTGTGACGCTAATCTGCAGTAATTGGTCGTATTGATAAAGCACTGCAGTTGTACACCAATGTATTGCTCTATTCTTTATCATAACTCAAAGTAATAACAATGACAAACATTTGAGACATTCCTAGACAATTGCAAGCGAACACATATTGCTGTTAGCTGGTTAGCCGGAGACCTACAAGCTGCGCAGAGCGTAGACAACACATACAACTAAATACGTATTGTGCATgctcaaagtccctttaagacaagtcatttcactcggagGCCAGCTTTTAtttctttgaatggggaaacatcaaattctccaaagctgtttgccaagttttcgattaaatttcataattgaaatcaccaatgaaatctgacaacaactgtctcataaattttgtttctaaacgctcaaatcatgacaaaaaaatttatttttcaggccggatcaagctaatgcgcatgcgcagtcctaaagtGCGCGTCTCTTGTCTCATTTCTGAGGCgcacgtctgactgtttctataggaaccggagcttctaacggccactGCAGCGACTCGATgtctttaccaatcggcgattggctcttatttagaaggcaggacttattccgccatattgcgcgttgcaatTTCTCCCATTCAGAACGACAGGAGTGAGgggtcttgtgttattctatagtctttggcaTGCTACAGGGAACATAACAgcaacaattattaatcatacttagaGGTTGTGATtcggaggaggaagaagctggtccaaataaactgggtacTGACCCATCCTTCAGTAACTGAGTCATTCCACGAAACCGGTACGATTTGAGTCCCTCTGACCcttttcagtgtattttatcTATTGGGTcaccaaatatatatttttaaaagctttttgtattaattgaaatgtctactttaataatgtttaaaaacatgacatacattttatcttcatattagaaattattttgtttttttcagttgacaCCACCTATTTTGTCATGTCCCTCAAGGCCTTCTATGAAAGTGTACTTGggatatgaataataaaatgaaaaaaaagtccattcattttgccattccCATAAATATCCATCTGTGCTTTTTTGctggtaatgtttttttttcctaagtaaattcatgattattcattaaaatcacaTCATTTAGTTCTGTACCTCAGTAACCCCTCAACCCCGTTACACAAACCATTCTCCCcctataaaaataatgaactgATACTTATGTGACATCATTAATAGGAAGTGATATCATAGAAGTCTTCTGAACAACATTGTGAGCAGACACAGGCAAGTTACCACcttctttaataattataactaaATTATGTTGTGAAATTGTGTTTGTCAAGCTTAACGACTCAACCCCGTTACACCAATTAAAGATAGAAAACTATTACCTGTGAAAATTATCTTTGTTATTTCAACATTATTCATGATTTCTTAATATCATGCATGCCATGCGCTCTCCATTTATTCACTAGATTTAGAGCAGTGGACAATTTGGGCAAAAAATCACGACCCTGTCACacctacatttttattattatttttttttgttaaaggattagctcacttccatataaaattttcctgataatttactcacctccatgtcatccaagatgtccatgtctttctttcttcagtcgaaaagaaattaaggtttttgatgaaaacattccaggattattctccttatagtggacttcaatgatctccaaacagttgaaggtcaaaattatagtttcagtgcagcttcaaagggctctaaactatcccagacgaggaataagggtcttatctagcaaaacgattggtcacttttggaaaaaatgtaaatgtatatgctttatataaacaaatgatcacctTCCAAGTGTTTCCGCCAAAActgtactttcgtattcttcaaaaagcttacgctgtatgtcctacaccttccctattctacttacggaacaaacgcagcgccagttaaattttttccgtaagtagaatagggaaggcgtaggacatacagcgtaagctttttgaagaatacgaaagtacagttttggcggaagcacttggaaggcgatcatttgtttatataaagcatatacatttacattttttttcaaaaatgaccgatcgtttcgctagataagacccttattcctcgtctggtatcgtttaacctttgaagctgcactgaaactgtaattttgaccttcaaccgtttggagaccactgaagtccactataaggagaataatcctggaatgttttcatcaaaaaccttaatttctttttgactgaagaaagaaagacatgaacatcttggatgacatgggggtgagtaaattatcaggaaaattttatatcaaagtgaactaatcctttaagtttatgaaaaagtaatttaaagttaGTTGAATTCTGTCTGAAATGTTCAGAGCAATCATAAGAATACTGATTTTAGTTCAAATTCTGAAGTTAAGCCTTTGATAAAAAATGATGAGGTTGCGGTCACAAAAAGTGCCCATTTCAGGCTTTAGTATAGCAAAAGTGTGAGATTTTATGTAACTTTTATATTTGCAATTGCAGAATTAGTGTGAGGGACATCTGATTAATaggaaaatgttgattttatcaCAAACAATATTCAGAGAGCTCCCATAGTGTCcataacttaaaataatgaccaataataatagtgatttGATGCCGGAGAtgggaaaatatgtttttctgaaagttaaatatgtcattaattTTGTGGGGTGTtcagaaaaataatatattttggtaaaaaatctaaaaatgtgtaAGTCCAAATCGTACCGGTTTCGTGGAATGACTCAACTACCGGCTGTGAATCCCTCGTTTAACGCATTTAGGTTGAAGAAGAAGTCGTCATTGTCGAGAACACAGCACAAGGTTCGGGCTTACTGCTGTGGTATCGTTGTAAAGATGAATTTCAACCACTGATTCTTCACATGCTCGTCCTTGGGCggtgaacattttttttaaccttcaCATTGTAGAgcacagcgtcttctcgacatgatgCTATCCAGTATCCACGCTGCAGTGTTTGAGGGGATTCAAATTTTCCCTGGTGTCTGTGTgcgcaataagtgggcgggcaatatgctaatgtttcgtctTGACGTCACAACAAACGgctcgtttaattgactcagtcgactcttacttttgagagacaataactttatatacggtgcactttcagatttaaaactttgcaggatgttttcattcacttagagctatgttacacactacatgaaaggtcattttcaaaaaattccataataggggcactttaaatgcaGATTTAACACTCACATCAAGGTTTGAAATTAAGATTGTATTCTCTGTATTTCATTTATGATTAGTTTTTCAATGATAATTTTGTTCACTTCACAGTTTTACTCTGAAACACTTTTGTCTTTTGTCATTTCCATTCTCAATTATATTCTTCAGTTTTGAAGGTAAGTGATGCTTTCACCTGAGTGTTTGTCGAGGTGTCTGATGGCGACTCCTTCTCCTCTAATAACTGTGTATCTTTTTTGCTTGTTGAGGTCTCTGAAGTGGTGGAGTTACAACTCCCtgtgaaaataaaacacaactgTGATTCATTAGATTTATTTCAGCTGGTAGAACTCAGATACGGCGTTTCGAATACCATCTATACCAGCAGGGATTCTCAACTCTGGTTCTCGAAAATCAATTTTCCTGCAGAATTTACCTCCAAACTTGATTAAACTAACCTACCTGCaactttctagtaatcctgaagagctGTGTTCAAAATTGCCCCCTATATCCTTATTCACTATTCCCAAATTTACtgcactaatatagtccacttgaaggagtgcaTGAAAATGAGTGAGTAAATTCGGTGTGCCAGAAGGGCTGCCACTTTTGCATAGTTTATTTCTGTATGAAATAAACTATGCAAACTAtgcttttgcatagtttatTTCAGCATAATATCAAACAGGAATTTAAAAGCAATTAGATGGGTAAATGCCATTCAAGATTTTAAATGTCACTTCTTTGGCATTAGAAAAGACTGGGATAGATAAGTTTTCCttccttatttttatttttttttagcctcTTCATCAGTGAAATCTTGAAgaacatattttcttttaaattgacTAGGTATGGATAACACATTTCTGATAAACTTATTTGTGAACTGTTTGCTATTTAAACGTATACCTTCAATACAGAGTGGTCTCATTTCTGAGATAATACTAGAGTGCATTACAGATTGTTGAATCATTGTTTTCATGGGTGCCGGGATGGCCTTTATCACTCTATTATATTCTCTAAATGGGCACTGAAAGTAAAATTTATCACAAAAATCTCTAGTACAACCTATTACCAAAATGATCCATCAAATGTGTTGCTGCCCATATTATCAGCTAGATGCCTAATAGTATACACACACCAAATGTGAATTAAGTTGCTAGTTGCAATTTCtcaataataattgttaatttATAATACAGCATGTTATTAGATTGTACCTATAACTGTTGTTCAGTTAGGTACACTGTAAGAAAAATTATGTAGAAAAATGGAAAAGGTCATTGTGTGCTAGGACATTTATCTGTAAGCtgtaaccctaaaacacaaaatgcaatgcgtaatttaaaataaaagtaaaacacCTGATAATTCCTTCATATTAACACAgtacattgtgccctatttttacagacttttaTTAGTAACTACCAATACAGCTTAAAACTATAATTGTTCAAAATGTGTAGCTTTACTAGTTAATAAGAAAATAGGAAAATGTAATTGTCCACAAATGTGTAACTGTTCAATatttcaatgttgtatttaaaaattataataataaaaatgaaaatatctgaTCATAAAGATCTTGTTTGAATTACTTTTacaagtaatatatatatatatatatatattatgaacaaatctaaatatatttaaaaccacatttttaTGTGTATTCTACGCAATAACGCAGTTTTGCGTCATGGTTACGCGGTGGCGTCATGACGCAATGACATCACATCGTCATTTAACAACAAATCGGCCCGCCTTTATCAACTTCCCCTGGAAATTAGTTGGCAACACTAACTTATAGCACCAAATCGATCTGCCTTCAGAAACGTCCTCTGAAAATTAGTTGGCAACAGtggttcagttttatttcatgtAAAGAGCTGCATTTCAACTCACTGTGTTACAGCGACTGTGACTCTCGCGTGCACAGGTGAGTTATATAGTCTTTCATCCCCCAAAACGCACAGATGCTACACATCACAGTGCGCCAAACTAAAGAGAGAAACGGCTTCTGGGGTTCAACCCACTTCATCTTcatcaaaaacttttgaaatcaccctcaaaacagtcatttttagTGTATGGTGTCGGGTGCGCGCACAGCACCTGGCGTGTGCTCGAGTTCACTTAGAAATTACGCTCAAAAATGACCCATATAAATTAATTCTCTGTGCTTTTTCTCTACTGTTTTCGCACGTTCTCGATAGCGGCCATAACGCGTTCGATATCATCTTTGACTCTGCTCCGGGTGTCCGCGCGCACTACCAGACAAGCTCGCCGGCAGTTCACGCGCAGACTCGCATAGTGACCGCTGGGCCGGTAGCGCGCCTGCGCCAAATAGTCctacaaaaacccattcaaagtCTTTTGTTCTTTGGGCGTGTTTTTCTTGTAAAGGTTCTTTGTAATGTATAGGTTTGTCATTTGGTAGCTACTTTTGTCAGTAACACGTTTATAAAACACTGAATGAAAACGTGATTTTAATTCAATATTTCATAACGACATGttactatttcagtttttaatattaaaatcctTGTTAATATCCATAGGCATTTTATATGTTTACATAGGACTTTAAACAATCATAACAATTATTGATATTATCAATAACTTTTCACagtattcaaataaattaatataataaatactaattttaaatccataataatattttattttgtataattactaatcaatattaattattattttaatacaatacaaataacaattagcaatattaatgttttgttatacacaaacacacaaagactTAACTATGGTTCAATTAAATGTTTACTTAAAAAGTGAAGGCATATAAAAAATCATTCCTAATTTATTAAGTAACTTTTTATGTAGTAACTGTGACATAAAATAGTGTTTTATCATGGAAAAATGCACTAAATACGACAACAACATAGGGCCATGCAGTGATAGAGATTACAGTCAATAAAAAACTGTCATTGAATATTTGCATATAGTGTTAGACATAGAGAACTTGATTTGCTTATCTGACATAGAGAactattaaagacatttattaaagcattaaTAAAGTCATCTGTggattttgattattttaaataaataggcAGCATAGACTAACGCCAAGGACACAGAATATTGCTAAATATTATGAATGTTTATAAAGGCTGTCACAAATAGATGCTTACATGAATATGCAGTAGCTAATGTTTACATCAGaataaatattatgaattataaactgtgactttttaatctcaaaaCTACATAGTGTATTTTCACTTGTTTAAGAGACATTAGCTGATACTGTAACAGAACTATGATTGTTCTTCTCATTGTTCTCATCCTCCATTTTCTTTCCTAGAAGCTTCATATAGAGTTTCTTGAGGGATCCACTGAACGCGGGGCTGGAGAAATAATAAACGATGGGATTGAGTACGCTGTTGAAGTAGGTAAAGCAGACAGTGGTGTAAAAAGCTACATTTGCATCACGGAAATAGTGGCACTCGTTATGCCAGCTCTTCAGCACCCACACTGCAATACGAGAGACGTTGCTTGGGAAGAAACATATAATGAAAACCAGAGCAACTGCTAAAATAAACTGCACTGCCCTCTTGATTTTGCCCTGTGTGTCCACCGTCTTACTTTTCAGTTGCCACGTAATACAAGCTGTACAATAGCTAACAATGCACGAGGGCACAAAGAACTGGATAACGTAGAATGAATTGTGCCAATCAGACAATGCATTGCGTCCCAAACATATGTTGAAGCTCTCACACTGCGTGCGGTTGTTTCGATAGTAGAAATGTTTGTCTGTTAACAGGTAGACA
The DNA window shown above is from Ctenopharyngodon idella isolate HZGC_01 chromosome 10, HZGC01, whole genome shotgun sequence and carries:
- the LOC127520996 gene encoding hydroxycarboxylic acid receptor 2-like, which produces MDNSSKCCAFDAPILDEVLPPILFIEFIFGLMGNVLALSMFFFHRDTWKPNSIYLAHLAVADAVVLFCLPFRADYYRRGKDWVYGDAFCRILLFLLAANRAAGIFFLTAVAVDRYLKIVHPLNRINRMGLRYALWVSVGLWGLIIAMTVYLLTDKHFYYRNNRTQCESFNICLGRNALSDWHNSFYVIQFFVPSCIVSYCTACITWQLKSKTVDTQGKIKRAVQFILAVALVFIICFFPSNVSRIAVWVLKSWHNECHYFRDANVAFYTTVCFTYFNSVLNPIVYYFSSPAFSGSLKKLYMKLLGKKMEDENNEKNNHSSVTVSANVS
- the LOC127520997 gene encoding hydroxycarboxylic acid receptor 2-like; amino-acid sequence: MDNSSKCCDFNTPILDKVLPPILFIEFIFGLMGNVLALSMFFYHRDTWKPSSVYLANLAVADAVVLFCLPFRADYYRRGKDWVYGDALCRILLFLLAASRAAGIFFLTAIAVDRYLKIVHPFNRINRMGLRYALWVSVGLWGLIIAMTVYLLTDEHFYSLNNHTQCESFNICLGRNALSDWHNIFYVIQFFVPACIVIYCTACITWHLKSKTVDTQGKIKRAVQFILAVALVFIICFFPSNVSRIAVWVLKSWHNECHYFRDANVAFYTTVCFTYFNSVLNPIVYYFSSPAFSGSLKKLYMKLLGKKMEDENNEKNNHSSVTVSANVS